The following coding sequences lie in one Saccharopolyspora hordei genomic window:
- a CDS encoding ABC transporter permease subunit has protein sequence MNFLDFIASRWQSLLVDSYQHASMVLQCIVLATIVGVLVGIAVYRSPAGAAIATALSSAILTVPSFALFGLLIPVLGLGVAPSVLTLVLYALLPIVRNTIVGLSTVDQPILDAARGIGMSRLGVLTRVELRLAWPAILAGMRVSTQMLMGIAAIAAYAKGPGLGNLIFSGLGQLGGANALNMAIAGTVGVIVLALLLDAVFVLIGRLTTSRGIRG, from the coding sequence GTGAACTTCCTGGACTTCATCGCATCCAGGTGGCAGTCGCTGCTGGTCGACTCCTACCAGCACGCCAGCATGGTGCTGCAGTGCATCGTGCTGGCCACGATCGTCGGCGTCCTGGTCGGGATCGCGGTCTACCGCAGTCCCGCCGGGGCGGCCATCGCCACCGCCCTGTCCAGCGCGATCCTGACGGTCCCGTCGTTCGCGCTGTTCGGCCTGCTCATCCCCGTGCTGGGGCTGGGCGTGGCGCCGTCGGTGCTGACGCTCGTGCTGTACGCGCTGCTGCCGATCGTGCGCAACACCATCGTCGGGCTGTCTACAGTCGATCAACCGATCTTGGACGCGGCCCGCGGCATCGGCATGAGCCGGCTCGGCGTGCTCACGCGCGTCGAACTGCGGCTGGCCTGGCCCGCGATCCTCGCGGGCATGCGGGTGAGCACCCAGATGCTGATGGGCATCGCCGCCATCGCCGCCTACGCGAAGGGGCCCGGCCTGGGCAACCTGATCTTCAGCGGGCTCGGCCAGCTCGGCGGGGCGAACGCGCTGAACATGGCCATCGCCGGCACGGTCGGCGTGATCGTCCTGGCGCTGTTGCTGGACGCCGTCTTCGTGCTGATCGGGCGGTTGACGACTTCGAGAGGTATCCGTGGCTGA
- a CDS encoding glycine betaine ABC transporter substrate-binding protein, which produces MKLRTSRRGALKMASLAVAGVLVSGCGLSSGSAVPLEVGPGSIQPVPELEGVTITVGAKNFTEQAVLGYIAEFTLAAAGADVRDMTNIVGSSTARRALQSGQIDVLWDYTGTSWISYNGNNDPIPDARAQYEAVKQQDLERNGVAWTAIDYQVDNTYAFAVNQDAAERLGVEKLSDIPRVVAEHPAEATFCVDTEFANRNDGLPGVEQEYGFTADRSKVKTLTEGSIYQATANGTCTFGEVFTTDGRIEALDLEVLQDDKLFFPRYNVGVTTRDELLQRYPQITSVFEQVSKVLTNDELMRMNAQVDVDGRDPADVARDWMAEKGLVTIPGT; this is translated from the coding sequence ATGAAGCTGCGAACGTCGCGCCGCGGCGCGCTCAAGATGGCCTCGCTGGCGGTGGCCGGGGTGCTGGTCTCCGGCTGCGGGTTGAGCTCCGGCAGCGCGGTGCCGCTGGAGGTGGGCCCCGGCTCCATCCAGCCGGTCCCGGAGCTGGAGGGCGTGACCATCACGGTCGGGGCGAAGAACTTCACCGAGCAGGCGGTGCTCGGCTACATCGCCGAGTTCACCCTCGCCGCGGCCGGGGCGGACGTGCGGGACATGACCAACATCGTCGGCTCGTCCACCGCCCGCCGCGCGCTGCAGAGCGGCCAGATCGACGTGCTGTGGGACTACACCGGCACGTCCTGGATCAGCTACAACGGCAACAACGACCCGATCCCGGACGCCCGCGCCCAGTACGAGGCGGTCAAGCAGCAGGACCTGGAGCGCAACGGCGTCGCCTGGACCGCGATCGACTACCAGGTGGACAACACCTACGCGTTCGCGGTCAACCAGGACGCGGCCGAGCGCCTGGGCGTGGAGAAGCTGTCGGACATCCCGCGGGTCGTGGCCGAGCACCCGGCGGAGGCCACGTTCTGCGTGGACACCGAGTTCGCCAACCGCAACGACGGCCTGCCCGGCGTGGAGCAGGAGTACGGGTTCACCGCGGACCGGTCCAAGGTGAAGACGCTGACCGAGGGCAGCATCTACCAGGCGACCGCGAACGGCACCTGCACCTTCGGCGAGGTGTTCACCACCGACGGGCGCATCGAGGCGCTGGACCTCGAGGTGCTGCAGGACGACAAGCTGTTCTTCCCGCGCTACAACGTCGGGGTCACCACCCGCGACGAGCTGCTCCAGCGCTACCCGCAGATCACGTCGGTCTTCGAGCAGGTCTCGAAGGTGCTGACCAACGACGAGCTGATGCGGATGAACGCCCAGGTCGACGTGGACGGCCGGGACCCGGCCGACGTGGCCCGCGACTGGATGGCCGAGAAGGGGCTCGTGACGATCCCCGGCACGTGA
- a CDS encoding TM0106 family RecB-like putative nuclease, with product MLLDASVVTRCRRRVHLENDPSAPDQPPGALDLGVEQRIADAAEHRRAVAKELGRLHGADWTDVPHGPARDRAERTLAAMRAGTRYISNAQLPSDEAGGRRGTVDLLVRSGDGYVPVLVVRHKVTDPGRGARVSPLERPDPGAASIDTARKVRPQPRDQLRLAHAVRLLQACGMGAAANLGGVIGVEADVVVWHDLAAPNWPGGRTALTEYEARFADRLSVATAAAAGAEPLAQPSRITECRTCPWWPVCEQQLRERRDVSLVVRGEDATVLRSRGVATVDELAAVPLEQAEELALSGVSGTDAILLAKAWLRDLPLVRRVRELSVPRADVEVDVDMESYADAGAYLWGCWLSGADVGEEPGYRAFVSWEPLPSDDEGRSFAEFWTWFSSVRRRAYERGLSFRAYCYNELAENRWMLASAQRFAGKPGVPTVAEVREFIRSAEWVDLFTSVREQFLCPNGKGLKVIAPSAGFGWRDAEASGENSMRWYRDAVGLGGGTPVLSQRDRILRYNEDDVRATWTIRRWMTTDAVHDVPYAGDL from the coding sequence GTGCTGCTCGACGCGAGCGTGGTGACGCGTTGTCGTCGACGCGTGCACCTGGAGAACGACCCCTCGGCGCCGGACCAGCCGCCGGGTGCGCTGGACCTGGGCGTCGAGCAGCGCATCGCCGACGCCGCCGAGCACCGGCGGGCCGTCGCCAAGGAGCTCGGCCGGCTGCACGGCGCCGACTGGACCGACGTCCCGCACGGCCCGGCGCGCGACCGCGCGGAGCGCACGCTGGCCGCGATGCGGGCCGGCACCCGCTACATCTCGAACGCCCAGCTGCCGTCCGACGAGGCCGGCGGCCGGCGCGGCACGGTCGACCTGCTGGTGCGCAGCGGCGACGGGTACGTGCCGGTGCTGGTGGTGCGGCACAAGGTCACCGACCCCGGCCGCGGGGCGCGGGTGTCGCCGCTGGAGCGCCCGGACCCGGGAGCGGCCTCGATCGACACCGCCCGCAAGGTCCGGCCGCAGCCCCGCGACCAGCTCCGGCTGGCCCACGCGGTCCGGCTGCTGCAGGCCTGCGGGATGGGCGCGGCCGCGAACCTGGGCGGCGTCATCGGCGTGGAAGCCGACGTGGTGGTCTGGCACGACCTCGCCGCGCCGAACTGGCCGGGTGGCCGCACCGCGCTGACCGAGTACGAGGCCCGGTTCGCCGACCGGCTGTCGGTGGCCACCGCGGCCGCCGCGGGCGCCGAACCGCTCGCGCAGCCCTCCCGGATCACCGAGTGCCGGACCTGCCCGTGGTGGCCGGTCTGCGAGCAGCAGCTGCGCGAGCGGCGCGACGTCAGCCTGGTGGTGCGCGGCGAGGACGCCACGGTGCTGCGCAGCCGCGGGGTGGCCACCGTGGACGAGCTGGCCGCGGTGCCGCTGGAGCAGGCCGAGGAGCTGGCGCTGAGCGGCGTCAGCGGCACCGACGCGATCCTGCTCGCCAAGGCGTGGCTGCGGGACCTGCCGCTGGTCCGGCGGGTCCGCGAGCTGTCGGTGCCGCGGGCGGACGTGGAAGTCGACGTGGACATGGAGAGCTACGCCGACGCGGGCGCCTACCTGTGGGGCTGCTGGTTGTCCGGGGCCGACGTCGGCGAGGAGCCCGGCTACCGGGCGTTCGTCAGCTGGGAGCCGCTGCCGTCCGACGACGAGGGGCGGTCCTTCGCCGAGTTCTGGACCTGGTTCAGCTCGGTCCGCCGGCGGGCCTACGAGCGCGGTCTGAGCTTCCGCGCCTACTGCTACAACGAGCTGGCGGAGAACCGCTGGATGCTGGCCTCCGCGCAGCGCTTCGCGGGCAAGCCCGGGGTGCCGACGGTGGCCGAGGTGCGCGAGTTCATCCGCTCCGCGGAGTGGGTCGACCTGTTCACCTCGGTGCGCGAGCAGTTCCTGTGCCCGAACGGCAAGGGGCTGAAGGTGATCGCGCCGAGCGCCGGGTTCGGCTGGCGGGACGCCGAGGCCAGCGGCGAGAACTCGATGCGCTGGTACCGCGACGCGGTGGGTCTGGGCGGCGGGACGCCGGTGCTGTCCCAGCGCGACCGGATCCTGCGCTACAACGAGGACGACGTCCGGGCCACCTGGACGATCCGCCGCTGGATGACCACCGACGCGGTGCACGACGTCCCCTACGCCGGGGACCTCTGA
- a CDS encoding copper resistance protein CopC: MKRLIAVAALAVAALLGGAGPALAHNTLVGSDPAEGAQLATGPREVRLTFDQPVRAGEGYNTVTVVGPDGTYWTDGEVRVEGNAVVAPVRELGPAGTYTIGYRVLSNDGHPVPGKVTFTLTQPGNGTPAPAPQEADQAEQDSSGGMPVWPWVVGAVVVVVLGLVLALRLGRPKS, translated from the coding sequence GTGAAGCGGTTGATCGCGGTGGCCGCGCTGGCCGTGGCCGCGCTGCTCGGCGGCGCGGGACCCGCGCTCGCGCACAACACGCTGGTCGGCAGCGACCCGGCGGAGGGCGCGCAGCTGGCGACCGGGCCGCGCGAGGTCCGGCTGACCTTCGACCAGCCGGTGCGGGCCGGCGAGGGGTACAACACGGTCACCGTGGTGGGCCCGGACGGCACGTACTGGACCGACGGCGAGGTCCGGGTCGAGGGCAACGCGGTGGTCGCCCCGGTCCGCGAGCTGGGCCCGGCGGGCACCTACACGATCGGCTACCGGGTGCTGTCCAACGACGGCCACCCGGTGCCGGGCAAGGTCACCTTCACCCTGACCCAGCCCGGCAACGGCACCCCGGCCCCGGCTCCGCAGGAGGCGGACCAGGCGGAACAGGACTCCTCCGGCGGCATGCCGGTCTGGCCGTGGGTCGTCGGGGCGGTGGTCGTGGTGGTCCTCGGCCTCGTCCTGGCCCTCCGCCTCGGCAGGCCCAAGTCCTGA
- a CDS encoding BCCT family transporter, with amino-acid sequence MDWVVFGISAVAAVAFIAWGVLGSESLQSFASTALEVLVRDGGWVFVLAGTAFVIFALWLAFSKYGRIPLGEDDEKPEFRTSSWIAMMFAAGMGIGLMFYGVSEPVTHFTSPPPGSVEAGSDAAVGTAMATSLFHWTLHPWAIYSVVGLAIAYASYRRGRKQLISSAFVPFFGKRASESAPGRVIDALAVFATVFGTAASLGIGATQIAAGLTQVGWVDSIGNMLLVGIITVLIIAFVISAVSGVSKGIQYLSNSNMVLALLLAVFLFFVGPTVFILDVIPLSVGSYLADFGAMISRTGAVGGEEMESWLSSWTIFYWAWWISWAPFVGMFIARISRGRTIRQFIGGVLLVPSVISLVWFAILGGTALSQERGGAGLTELGGAEDQLFQVFRNLPLTGVASVLAMLLIINFFVTSADSASVVLGSMSQRGSARPNKFVVVFWGLVIGGVAIVMLLTGGEDALSGLNNTTIIAASPFVVVVLAMCMALVKDLRSDPMMLRDAKGAEVLEQAVIVGTEEHDGNFQLVTTPVEPAEEPESTSTNGKSDE; translated from the coding sequence ATGGACTGGGTGGTCTTCGGCATCTCCGCGGTCGCCGCGGTGGCGTTCATCGCGTGGGGCGTGCTCGGCTCCGAGTCGTTGCAGTCCTTCGCCAGCACGGCCCTCGAGGTGCTGGTGCGCGACGGCGGGTGGGTGTTCGTGCTCGCCGGCACCGCCTTCGTGATCTTCGCGCTGTGGTTGGCGTTCAGCAAGTACGGGCGGATCCCGCTCGGTGAGGACGACGAGAAGCCGGAGTTCCGGACCTCGTCGTGGATCGCCATGATGTTCGCCGCGGGGATGGGCATCGGCCTGATGTTCTACGGCGTCTCCGAGCCGGTCACCCACTTCACCAGCCCGCCCCCGGGCAGCGTGGAGGCCGGCTCGGACGCCGCGGTCGGGACCGCGATGGCGACGTCGCTGTTCCACTGGACGCTGCACCCGTGGGCGATCTACTCGGTGGTCGGCCTGGCCATCGCCTACGCCAGCTACCGGCGCGGCCGCAAGCAGCTGATCAGCTCGGCGTTCGTGCCGTTCTTCGGCAAGCGGGCGTCCGAGAGCGCGCCGGGCCGCGTCATCGACGCGCTCGCGGTGTTCGCGACCGTGTTCGGCACCGCCGCGTCGCTGGGCATCGGCGCGACCCAGATCGCGGCCGGTCTCACCCAGGTCGGCTGGGTCGACTCGATCGGCAACATGCTGCTCGTCGGCATCATCACGGTGCTCATCATCGCGTTCGTGATCTCCGCCGTCTCGGGCGTCTCCAAGGGCATCCAGTACCTGTCGAACAGCAACATGGTGCTGGCGCTGCTGCTGGCGGTCTTCCTGTTCTTCGTCGGGCCGACCGTGTTCATCCTGGACGTCATCCCGCTGTCGGTGGGCTCCTACCTCGCCGACTTCGGCGCGATGATCTCCCGCACCGGGGCGGTCGGCGGCGAGGAGATGGAGTCCTGGCTGTCCAGCTGGACGATCTTCTACTGGGCGTGGTGGATCTCCTGGGCCCCCTTCGTCGGCATGTTCATCGCGCGCATCAGCCGCGGCCGCACCATCCGCCAGTTCATCGGCGGCGTGCTGCTGGTGCCCAGCGTGATCAGCCTCGTCTGGTTCGCCATCCTGGGCGGCACCGCGCTGTCGCAGGAGCGCGGTGGGGCCGGTCTGACCGAGCTCGGCGGCGCCGAGGACCAGCTGTTCCAGGTGTTCCGCAACCTGCCGCTGACCGGGGTGGCCAGCGTGCTGGCCATGCTGCTGATCATCAACTTCTTCGTCACCAGCGCCGACTCGGCGTCGGTCGTGCTCGGCTCGATGTCGCAGCGCGGCAGCGCCCGGCCCAACAAGTTCGTCGTGGTGTTCTGGGGTCTGGTGATCGGCGGCGTCGCCATCGTCATGCTGCTGACCGGCGGCGAGGACGCCCTGAGCGGGCTGAACAACACCACGATCATCGCGGCCTCGCCGTTCGTGGTCGTGGTGCTGGCGATGTGCATGGCACTGGTCAAGGACCTGCGCAGCGACCCGATGATGCTGCGCGACGCCAAGGGTGCCGAGGTGCTCGAGCAGGCCGTCATCGTCGGCACCGAGGAGCACGACGGCAACTTCCAGCTGGTCACCACTCCGGTGGAGCCTGCCGAGGAGCCGGAGAGCACCTCGACGAACGGGAAGAGTGACGAGTGA
- a CDS encoding YcnI family protein, with amino-acid sequence MSTHRFVARAAALTAACGITAVLAATPASAHVTAQPEQAPQGGHAKIAFRVPNERPNASTVQVKVTFPEQYPLSSVRTKPVPGWTAQVEKVRIAPVQVAGTEVTEAVRSITWTAQPGSRIGPDEFAEFEATLGTLPDNTDELVMPTTQTYDNGEVVNWDAPTPPDGEEPEHPAPTLELVENTEGGHSHGSAPAPEQEHAEAAGSADDTARWLGGSGLLVGALGVGIGAGALARSRGARGKDAS; translated from the coding sequence ATGTCGACACATCGATTCGTGGCCCGCGCCGCGGCGCTCACCGCCGCCTGCGGGATCACCGCGGTGCTCGCCGCCACGCCCGCGTCCGCGCACGTGACCGCGCAGCCGGAGCAGGCGCCCCAGGGCGGCCACGCCAAGATCGCCTTCCGGGTGCCCAACGAACGCCCCAACGCCTCGACCGTGCAGGTCAAGGTCACCTTCCCCGAGCAGTACCCGCTGAGCTCGGTGCGCACCAAGCCGGTGCCCGGCTGGACCGCGCAGGTCGAGAAGGTGCGGATCGCCCCGGTCCAGGTGGCCGGCACCGAGGTGACCGAAGCGGTCCGCAGCATCACGTGGACCGCGCAACCCGGCAGCCGGATCGGGCCGGACGAGTTCGCCGAGTTCGAGGCCACCCTCGGGACGCTGCCGGACAACACCGACGAACTGGTCATGCCCACCACGCAGACCTACGACAACGGCGAGGTCGTCAACTGGGACGCCCCGACCCCGCCGGACGGCGAGGAGCCGGAGCACCCGGCGCCGACGCTGGAGCTGGTCGAGAACACCGAGGGCGGGCACTCGCACGGCAGCGCCCCGGCACCGGAGCAGGAGCACGCCGAGGCGGCCGGGTCCGCGGACGACACCGCACGCTGGCTCGGCGGCTCCGGGCTGCTCGTCGGCGCGCTGGGCGTCGGGATCGGAGCGGGAGCCCTGGCGCGCAGCCGCGGGGCCCGCGGGAAGGACGCGTCGTGA
- a CDS encoding ABC transporter permease, translated as MSSQFASDSGSRTAERLRLLAQPVAVVVLVGAVLGWAFSQDNDEVTQRSINAPFILSLTWTHFLMSFAVALIVILVAVPLGVLLSRPWARGAAPVVIAIANVGQAAPAVGLLVLFFLVTGGATGFWIAVLPIAFYALLPVLRNTIVGLQQVDRSLIDAGRGIGMSSTGVLLRIELPLAVPYVLAGLRTALVLAVGTATLALFVGAGGLGEMIDTGYKLNDWTVMIVGSVLAMALALLVDWLGALAETYLSPRGLR; from the coding sequence ATGAGCAGCCAGTTCGCTTCGGATTCCGGGTCCCGCACCGCGGAGCGGTTGCGCCTGCTGGCGCAGCCGGTCGCGGTGGTGGTGCTGGTCGGCGCGGTGCTGGGCTGGGCGTTCAGCCAGGACAACGACGAGGTCACCCAGCGCAGCATCAACGCGCCGTTCATCCTCAGCCTCACCTGGACGCACTTCCTGATGAGCTTCGCGGTGGCGCTGATCGTGATCCTGGTGGCGGTCCCGCTGGGCGTGCTGCTCAGCCGCCCGTGGGCGCGCGGCGCCGCCCCGGTGGTCATCGCCATCGCCAACGTCGGCCAGGCCGCCCCCGCGGTCGGCCTGCTGGTGCTGTTCTTCCTGGTCACCGGGGGCGCCACCGGGTTCTGGATCGCGGTGCTGCCGATCGCCTTCTACGCCCTGCTGCCGGTGCTGCGCAACACCATCGTGGGCCTGCAGCAGGTGGACCGGTCGCTGATCGACGCCGGTCGCGGCATCGGCATGTCCAGCACCGGGGTGCTGCTGCGCATCGAGCTGCCGCTGGCGGTGCCCTACGTCCTGGCCGGCCTGCGGACCGCGCTGGTGCTGGCCGTGGGCACCGCGACCCTGGCGCTGTTCGTCGGCGCCGGCGGCCTCGGCGAGATGATCGACACCGGCTACAAGCTCAACGACTGGACGGTCATGATCGTCGGCTCGGTGCTGGCCATGGCGCTGGCGCTGCTGGTCGACTGGCTGGGCGCGCTGGCCGAGACCTACCTGTCGCCGAGGGGGTTGCGATGA
- a CDS encoding BCCT family transporter, with protein sequence MFVVVAWGAVGTDSLSTASKAALDWLLTNTGWGFVLAATGFVVFALFLAFSKYGRIPLGKDGEEPEFRTVSWIAMMFSAGMGIGLMFFGVSEPLSHFVSPPPGTVPPESEAAVETAMATSLFHWTLHPWAIYAVAGLAIAYSSFRRGRSQLISGVFRPLIGKRNAEGPIGKLIDILALFATLFGSAASLGIGTLQISAGMKAAGWIGEVSSPLLVIIIAVLTVCFIASAVSGVAKGIQWLSNINMVLAALLAVFVFVVGPTVFILDLLPTSIGAYLSEFGAMSSRAGATGGAEMQEWLAGWTIFYWAWWISWTPFVGMFIARISRGRTIRQFVGGVLLVPSVVSLVWFAIYGGASIDSQKAGNGVYGDGTPEAQTFAVLEHLPLTLITSVLVMVLVAIFFVSGADAASVVMGTLSQRGSIEPSRWVVIFWGAATGAVAAIMLVIGTAGGDAEKALEGIQNLTFIGALPFAIVMVLMCVALLKDLRNDPMTLRDAKGAEVLEQAVITGTEEHEGEFQLVTTPVEKDEKTSGTGAGDQ encoded by the coding sequence ATGTTCGTGGTGGTCGCGTGGGGTGCTGTCGGCACCGATTCGCTCAGCACCGCCTCGAAGGCCGCGCTGGACTGGCTGCTGACCAACACGGGCTGGGGCTTCGTCCTCGCCGCGACCGGTTTCGTCGTCTTCGCCCTCTTCCTGGCCTTCAGCAAGTACGGTCGCATCCCCCTCGGCAAGGACGGCGAGGAGCCGGAGTTCCGCACGGTCTCCTGGATCGCCATGATGTTCAGCGCCGGAATGGGCATCGGCCTGATGTTCTTCGGCGTCAGCGAGCCGCTGAGCCACTTCGTCTCCCCGCCGCCGGGGACGGTGCCGCCGGAGAGCGAGGCGGCCGTCGAGACGGCGATGGCGACGTCGCTGTTCCACTGGACGCTGCACCCGTGGGCGATCTACGCGGTCGCCGGTCTGGCCATCGCCTACAGCAGCTTCCGCCGCGGCCGCAGCCAGCTGATCAGCGGCGTGTTCCGCCCGCTCATCGGCAAGCGCAACGCCGAGGGCCCGATCGGCAAGCTGATCGACATCCTCGCGCTGTTCGCGACGCTGTTCGGCTCCGCGGCCTCGCTGGGCATCGGCACCCTGCAGATCAGCGCCGGCATGAAGGCCGCGGGGTGGATCGGCGAGGTCTCGTCGCCGCTGCTGGTGATCATCATCGCGGTGCTGACGGTGTGCTTCATCGCCTCCGCGGTGTCGGGCGTGGCCAAGGGCATCCAGTGGCTGTCCAACATCAACATGGTGCTGGCGGCGCTGCTGGCGGTCTTCGTGTTCGTCGTCGGCCCGACGGTGTTCATCCTGGACCTGCTGCCCACCTCCATCGGCGCCTACCTCAGCGAGTTCGGCGCGATGTCCTCGCGGGCCGGGGCCACCGGTGGCGCGGAGATGCAGGAGTGGCTGGCCGGCTGGACGATCTTCTACTGGGCGTGGTGGATCTCCTGGACGCCGTTCGTCGGCATGTTCATCGCCCGGATCAGCCGCGGCCGCACCATCCGCCAGTTCGTCGGCGGCGTGCTGCTGGTGCCCAGCGTGGTGAGCCTGGTCTGGTTCGCCATCTACGGCGGTGCCTCGATCGACAGCCAGAAGGCCGGCAACGGTGTCTACGGCGACGGCACGCCCGAGGCGCAGACGTTCGCGGTCCTGGAGCACCTGCCGCTGACGCTGATCACCTCGGTGCTGGTGATGGTCCTGGTGGCGATCTTCTTCGTCTCCGGTGCCGACGCCGCGTCGGTGGTGATGGGCACGCTCTCCCAGCGCGGCTCCATCGAGCCGAGCCGCTGGGTGGTCATCTTCTGGGGTGCCGCGACCGGTGCGGTGGCCGCGATCATGCTGGTCATCGGGACCGCGGGCGGTGACGCCGAGAAGGCGCTGGAGGGCATCCAGAACCTGACGTTCATCGGTGCGCTGCCGTTCGCCATCGTCATGGTGCTCATGTGCGTGGCGCTGCTGAAGGACCTGCGCAACGACCCGATGACATTGCGCGACGCCAAGGGCGCCGAGGTCCTCGAGCAGGCCGTCATCACCGGCACCGAGGAGCACGAGGGCGAGTTCCAGCTGGTCACCACCCCCGTCGAGAAGGACGAGAAGACCTCTGGGACCGGGGCCGGGGATCAGTGA
- a CDS encoding DUF6474 family protein, translating to MRKRTSRCRTTAKRVPARPRRAAGVSKADKAAKKADKRAAKAIKKGEHGRITPGNAKRVVGVTKVLGPVLLPFVVRAVSAARESYDRVRARRLGIPVDDLGTFTGHGAALHARIAGDADALDALRSQAGDEESRLAAEQYAERTGARLQQLTTAVRAAERMPAQRRRSAHRAVDEELGRIEDDLLTRFGVAPRR from the coding sequence GTGAGGAAGCGCACGAGCCGGTGCAGGACCACCGCGAAGCGGGTCCCGGCCCGGCCCCGCCGGGCGGCCGGGGTGAGCAAGGCCGACAAGGCGGCGAAGAAGGCGGACAAGCGGGCCGCCAAGGCCATCAAGAAGGGCGAGCACGGGCGGATCACGCCCGGCAACGCCAAGCGGGTGGTCGGCGTGACCAAGGTCCTCGGCCCGGTGCTGCTGCCGTTCGTGGTCCGCGCGGTGTCGGCCGCCCGCGAGAGCTACGACCGGGTGCGGGCCCGCCGCCTCGGGATCCCGGTCGACGACCTGGGCACCTTCACCGGCCACGGCGCCGCGCTGCACGCGCGCATCGCCGGCGACGCCGACGCGCTGGACGCGCTGCGCAGCCAGGCGGGCGACGAGGAGTCGCGGCTGGCCGCGGAGCAGTACGCGGAGCGCACGGGCGCACGGCTGCAGCAGCTGACGACCGCGGTGCGGGCGGCGGAGCGGATGCCCGCGCAGCGCCGCCGGTCCGCGCACCGCGCGGTGGACGAGGAGCTGGGCCGCATCGAGGACGACCTGCTCACCCGCTTCGGCGTCGCGCCCCGGCGCTGA
- a CDS encoding ABC transporter ATP-binding protein: protein MTPTSGHGVEICLEEVSKRYPGQKLPAVESVTMTIPAGETVVLVGPSGSGKTTTMRMINRLIEPTSGKITIGGQDVLGLDPDKLRREIGYSIQQAGLFPHMTVGENVGMVPSLVGWDKKRISERVDEMLDLVNLDPAIYRDRYPRQLSGGQQQRVGVARALAANPPVLLMDEPFGAVDPITRGVLQDELMRLQADLGKTIVFVTHDFDEAVKLGDRIAVLGERSKILQYDTPDAILANPADDTVAGFVGAGAALKQLTLRRVREIEVGQVPTAQVDEPPSVLKEKLGTRRGAIGLVLDKRNRPLRWATAREAGAVSSLERAGRPVEDSVSSASTLQDALEAILTDDDGVAVVVGSRGEYVGVVDIDTVMNTIKALREEHADEPSEDA from the coding sequence ATGACCCCGACCAGCGGGCACGGCGTGGAGATCTGCCTGGAGGAGGTCTCCAAGCGCTACCCCGGCCAGAAGCTGCCCGCCGTCGAGTCGGTGACGATGACCATCCCCGCCGGGGAGACGGTGGTGCTGGTCGGGCCGTCCGGCAGCGGCAAGACCACCACGATGCGGATGATCAACCGGTTGATCGAACCGACCTCCGGCAAGATCACCATCGGTGGGCAGGACGTGCTGGGCCTGGACCCGGACAAGCTGCGCCGCGAGATCGGCTACTCGATCCAGCAGGCCGGCCTGTTCCCGCACATGACCGTCGGCGAGAACGTCGGCATGGTGCCCAGCCTGGTCGGCTGGGACAAGAAGCGGATCAGCGAGCGCGTCGACGAGATGCTCGACCTGGTCAACCTGGACCCGGCGATCTACCGCGACCGCTACCCGCGGCAGCTCTCCGGCGGCCAGCAGCAGCGCGTCGGCGTGGCGCGGGCGCTGGCGGCCAACCCTCCGGTGCTGCTCATGGACGAGCCGTTCGGCGCGGTCGACCCGATCACCCGCGGCGTGCTGCAGGACGAGCTCATGCGCCTGCAGGCCGACCTGGGCAAGACGATCGTGTTCGTCACCCACGACTTCGACGAGGCGGTCAAGCTCGGCGACCGGATCGCGGTGCTGGGCGAGCGCTCCAAGATCCTGCAGTACGACACGCCGGACGCGATCCTGGCCAACCCGGCGGACGACACCGTGGCCGGGTTCGTCGGCGCCGGGGCCGCGCTCAAGCAGCTGACCCTGCGGCGCGTCCGCGAGATCGAGGTCGGCCAGGTGCCGACCGCCCAGGTGGACGAGCCGCCGTCGGTGCTCAAGGAGAAGCTGGGCACCCGCCGCGGCGCCATCGGCCTGGTGCTCGACAAGCGCAACCGGCCGCTGCGCTGGGCCACCGCCCGCGAGGCCGGTGCGGTGTCGTCGCTGGAGCGGGCCGGCCGCCCGGTCGAGGACAGCGTCTCGTCGGCCTCCACGCTGCAGGACGCGCTCGAGGCGATCCTCACCGACGACGACGGCGTCGCGGTCGTCGTCGGCTCGCGCGGCGAGTACGTGGGCGTGGTCGACATCGACACGGTGATGAACACCATCAAGGCGCTCCGCGAGGAGCACGCCGACGAGCCGTCCGAGGACGCGTGA